The following coding sequences are from one Acomys russatus chromosome 16, mAcoRus1.1, whole genome shotgun sequence window:
- the C16H17orf50 gene encoding uncharacterized protein C17orf50 homolog, which translates to MELDGSEVTCLESLARKLRRVGTRQQSGYLGLQSPLAGSSGSVASPPGKQYSDSCSKQPGQLAALTPFPPAGVKTPLWRKEVEEPEAREEELEDESDSSSSSEVEERLNPESPEKAEEDVRETEEREARTVSYCPLRQEPSNQQVALLRRSDSGFWGWLSPFALLGGLAGPAER; encoded by the coding sequence ATGGAGCTTGATGGAAGCGAGGTGACTTGCTTGGAATCTTTAGCAAGGAAGCTCAGGAGGGTGGGAACTCGGCAGCAGTCCGGGTATCTGGGACTCCAAAGCCCTTTGGCAGGCAGCAGCGGGTCGGTGGCATCTCCCCCAGGGAAGCAGTATTCAGACTCCTGCAGCAAGCAGCCGGGACAGCTGGCTGCACTGACCCCCTTCCCGCCTGCAGGCGTGAAGACTCCTCTGtggaggaaggaggtggaggagcctgaggccagggaggaggaactggaggaCGAATCGGACTCGTCATCCTCCTCAGAGGTGGAGGAGAGGCTGAACCCCGAGAGCCCGGAGAAGGCCGAGGAGGACGTCCGAGAGACAGAGGAGCGCGAAGCTCGCACGGTGTCCTATTGCCCTCTGCGCCAGGAGCCCAGTAACCAGCAGGTGGCGCTGCTGCGACGCTCGGACAGCGGTTTCTGGGGTTGGCTCAGCCCGTTCGCACTGCTAGGTGGCCTGGCGGGCCCCGCTGAGAGGTGA